The genomic stretch GTCACAACCAGGAAGTCAACATTTCACATGTGATGAAAAAGGAAACATTGAGAATAAGCATAGTGTTTGAGGGTGTTTCTGTCAACCAACTAATATGGAAATATGCTAGGAACTACTACCAAAGTAGCCatattttatgatttatttactgTTCTGATTTGGCAAAACTACAGTAaaaaatattttatcaaatataatAAATAAGCAAATAACAATTTCTGTCTCTACTATTCTCTCATTTGATCATTCAATTTATCAGAAGCAGAGCtgaaagaagagagagagagagagagagagagagattctTCTTATTGGTTTGGTTTTGTTTTAGGCTCCCATGTAAATTCTGTTGTCCCAAGTAGTACATATTATTATCAGCCGTAAATGTAAAGGTCAGAAATGGATATGGCTATGCTCAACTAAAATTGACTTCTTTTACCCTTGTTTTCCCTGTTTTTTAGGCAGTAAGGGAGATAGATAAAGAGATGGATTCCGATTTTCAACAGCAACAGTACCAGCATCATTTCCAAGATTTACAGAAGCAGTTTCAGCATCAGAAGCAACAGGTGAACAGTTTAACGAGGTTTCGGTCTGCACCGAGTTCTTATTTTGCAAGTTTCCTTGATGCTGCTGATACAGTCACTAATACTGGTGGAGCTAATGGAGGAGATAGAGGTGATATCTCAAATACTAAAGGGGATTTCTTCAATGCTAGACCGCTAAGTCCCGAAACCGAAAACATCCTATCAAAGTTTGTGTCTAGTATGGATGATGGAAACAACTCCTTGTCACAAAACTTATGTGAAATACCCGAAAATTCGCAGATGAGGCCCGAACTTACAGCTAAGGTGAAGCAAGAGGGTGATTATAATACTTCCTCTCCGATGATCTATCATAGTACATCAAAACCGCCTTTGGCGAATCAGCACAGTTCAGCTTCAGCTGCGAGTTCAGTCAGGATGCATTCTAAACCGCTTATGAAGATTGGTATTGGGGGACGTGATAtcaatactactactactagtcTCACTAGGCATAGCAGCTCCCCCGCAGGATTCTTCGATAACCTTAATATTGACGGTATCTTCCTTTTTCCTAGCTGTTTTCCTGTTTCTTGCAGATCTAAGAAAAAAAGATCAAATTCTAGATTTTCTTCTTTTTTGGTTGATTTCCATGAATTTTTTGGCAAATAGGTATtgattagcaaaataattaggaAGTTGGAGTTCCTTTGAAACTATTTTGCCCAATGGTGTCCAACCACGTCattagtttttatttttttttccagtttttatagtagaacaacaacaacatcagagccttaatcccaaaatgaattGGCGTCGGCTGCCATGAATCATCCTTTTATagtattaagaaaaaaaaaaatgaatagtgAAGCCGCTAAGAAACCTAGCGGCTTACTActgttttcaaaaaatttcacctTCAAACACGGATGGCAGCCTATTCTAAAAATGAACAACCACGGAAGCCGCTATGAAAGTTagcggcttccctatttttctatttttcataAATTTATGGTATCTATCATCTGAAAAATGACAAAGAGACAAAGCCGCTAAGAAACATTGCCTAAAAATtgggaaaaaaaatgaaagtgatgacgtggacaccattGGGACAAAATAGTTTCAAAGGAACCCCAActccctaattattttgctaattaacTCCAATTTGCCAAAAAAATCGATTTCCACCTTGAAGTTCAAAACTGCTAGATTATGGCAGGTTATGGTGTGGTGAGAGAAATGGGTAGCTATGGTAGCGGTAGCAGCAATAATGATCAAGTAAATTACTCATCAGGGCAACCATCTACTAGACCGGGGCTCATGAGGCAGAACTCACAAGTTGAGGagaaaatcatgaaaatgaacaGCCTTGAAGAAACAAATTTCAGCAACGGTATCAGCTCATGGGCTGACTCAATCTTGTCTGAGACAATCCCCGGCTtagatgaagatgatgataggAAAATATTTTCAGAACAGAATTTATCAGAAAACCAGGTTTATGATGAGATCTATTTTGTGATTCCTTCTTTTAAGGAACAAACATGATAACTGTTTGATAAAGATTTTGATTATTTATCAGACCGGAGAAAGTAGAGGCCGTGCATCGGAATTGGCTCGTCATCTAAGTCTACCCAGCACAACAACATCTGAACTCTCTGCTATGGAGAAGTTACTGTATCTCCAAGATGCTGTGCCTCTTAGAATAAGGGCTAAGAGAGGATTTGCTACTCACCCTCGAAGCATTGCAGAGAGGGTAAAAATGACACTGCTACCGAAATCATTTCAGAGACTTTTCGCAAATTTGAATCAGTTATACTAATTTTTATGGTTTCTTATCAAGCATACTTACACTGGTATATTACTACTCACTTTAGGTAAGAAGGACAAAGATTAGTGAAAGGATGAGGAAGCTTCAAGACCTAGTTCCCAACATGGACAAGGTTAGTCATTTGTCCCCAAAGATAGCTGTAGATTTAGATAAGCTCCTCTTAAAAGTAGGTACTGTGTTCTTAAGTATCTCGAACAACAAATTTACACCATTTGTGGCACTGCAGCAAACAAACACTGCAGATATGCTAGAATTGGCTGTTGATTATATCAAAGATCTTCGGAAGCAGGTCACGGTACGTCTTCAACCTAActagtaaatttttttttttttcttttttttggtgacgagggaaCCCGCCGCTACTTTCGGTGCGCACTGGGTAAACCCTCGGGTGTACGTGATAGCCTCCAAACTACGTATACCAGATAAGCCACCCGAGGGTGACAGACTCGAAGTCTATTAGGCGTGACTTGCCagaatctttccacaaattttcTTTCTTGGGAGAGAAACTGGTCTCTTTAAATTTCACCCAAGTTTGCTTTACTTGGCAAATATTATGTGTGGGATAAGTTAAAAGGTAAACTTTGTTATTGCTAAATAACAAAGCTACAATTATGCATAAGCTGACCTAAGTATTGGTCCCCTCTCAATTAGTCGTCTTTCCACGACGATAGCTTCACAAGATCCTCCTTTAATCTAAAAAGCATTCTTTTAATACCCTTTAAAAAGATACTACTACCTTTAAAAAGTTCCaccataaattgtgttttgatttcaTTTCGGATTATCTCATCTCATTTTACATTAATGTCTTTTTCAAGACCCTGCATGGTAATCAGGCAAAGTGTACCTGTCCAAGATAATCCAAGGCATCCCACATGTAATGCAAAAGACCACTCGAATTGTGGAAGATATGCGAGGAAAACAACTGAGTCTAAACCTCATGGTGGCCTGGTGGGTTTCATCTCCATCTACATAATtaaataagaagaatgataaggaGTTAAATGAGTATTTTTATTTTACATCAAGCATGGTAATTTAATCTAGGTATTAAAGCAAGCATTTGTACAAGTGTAGCCTATACTATAGTCTCCCAGGGTAAGATCTAGATCTATTGATACCAGTAAAAGGGGAAATTATAGAGTCTCACAGCAATGCACGTGTATGTTTCTCATTGTTGTAGAATTTAGGTGACGAGCACAACCATGTTTATATGATGCTACTATTCCGAGATTGTGGGGAGAGATCTCCAGCAAATAATTGCTGGACTTTGTCCTTTTGTGTATAAAATAAAGGTCAGGCTCAGGCATCCAAAGTTGCATTGAATATTACAATCAACCTAGTATTTTATTCCTCCTGAGCTGTTGGTATGATGTATGGCAATTCATAGATAATATAGATTAAGAGGAGTATTAATATAAAAGACTACCAAGGATAAACAGATATTATGTTGGTAACCAGTCAAGATCATCTAATCCAAAAACGTTTCGTAATAGATGTCTCACTAGTAGACTACAAATGAATTTAAAACAACCCATCTACAATAGATGGATAACAATTCAATTCAACATTCCAAACAAATGaatttgaaacaaaaaaaatcattttttatATGAACATCAATATTCGATACTTAGGTGATATATTTCCTTAGTCACAATCATATTACAATCGCACCAGAGGACCCATGTTACAAATCTCAGGCAGCAAAACGTTTCTGTGTTATTTCAGAGTTAGCACATCACTGAAgttcaaaattttaaaatacTCCATCAATAACTACTCCATCGCATTTAGATAACAAAGCTACAATTAGGAGTTAGCTACAATCTGGATCATAATTTTCATCTCCCCAAAGCATGGTGAATAAGTTTCATGTCATCAAACACAGTTCAAAATTGGGGATTTCTGAAAGGTCCTCCTAAAAGTTCCTAGGGCTAGTCCCACGGACATGCTAATTACTCCCTCTATTCTAATCATTTGTCttcttttgattaaaatacccctcacaaagaataaaaataaggtaaacaaataattgggacggaGGAAGTAATTAATAAATTAAGGGCGGGCTTCCCAAACATGGCGAATATGGTAGCTTAAAGCAATACTCAATAGTCAATACTAGTGTTATATGGAGTACCTTAAAGCAATACGAAAATTAGACTTAAGCTTAAAAGTGATAACTTGATTTACTTTTCAACTAATAAGTCATAACATTTAGGAAATCAAGTGGCTGACATACTGCCATGTAAATAATGCTAACTTGCTAATCTTTCAACTATGTTAGTTCGACCTTTCCACACCAATGAAAGGAAAATAATGCTAATGTTTCAACTATGTTAGTCTTTCAATGTTAGGCAATATCGTTACTGTAACATGAATAGAGAGGGGGGCACACATTACAGTACTAAATCGTCTGTTTAGTGCCTGTGAGAATATGTACTAAACACCAGCTGTAAGCTACAATGACTTAATCACTTATCAATACTAATTAATCAAAGTAGAAATAGCTTCTCTGTGGGGACCAAAGCATTAAAGTACCTGAAATTAGTGTCTGCCAAAGAAAGAAAAAGACAATAACATAGGCCGTGTCCACACACTGCAAAATGATGTGTGAAATTTAGTAAACCTGCTTTTTGAACCATAGAGCGCAAGCAATATCACAAGCAGGAAACCAAGAACCCTCCAAACTGGGTAGGGCAAATCTCAATTATGTATGGACTCGTAATAAATCAAACAAAGAGAAAATACAAAAGCAGTATTGTTGTACAATTACAACCCTCCAAATTTAGGCATCATGTACAACACTCCGTACATACCAATTTCGTAATGTTGTAGATGATGCCCTCGTGATATATGGTTACGAGTTTTAACCGGCTTAGGAATATTTGATTGAAATGTAGTTAGGTAATCCCTTGCTAGGTTCACACCCAttaaagaaagagagaaagagtatATAAGCTCATAATCACCTAAAGAAAGTGTAATTTATTAGGCAAAAGCCCATGTATACTTGTATAGGCACAAGTCTACTGAAAACAAATTTATTGGGATAATCACCTCAAACTCCAAGTACAAATCCGATATTGTAAATTCAAGTTGGTGAAATTGATTCATATTGACAGCATATGTAGTGAAAAAATTGAAATATAAAGTATTCCTTAAGATTCAGTAAATCTTTATATTACTTATTGACAGCATATACTTCCATCAATTCATTATACTAACTAGAGAAGATCAAGCAGCAAGTAGCAATTGACATCAAGAATTTTGAAGAATCAGATTTCTCTTTCACAACAATTAATTTTTCACTCAGTGAGTTTACGTGGCGAGAAGAAATAATCATATTACTGCAACTTTGAAGTTTAAACTAGACACTAAATAAAAGGAACAAGCGAACAACTAAAGATAGTAGAATTTCCTGCCTAAATTCTCTAATACATTTTTCAATATTCAACTACGTTTTACCTCCAAATAGTTTCACAAAACATGGACAAGGTTTTTACATCCGATTCCCTCTTACCTTTATGGACGGGAGCTTTAGAGGCACTAAGGGCTAAAACGGTTGATATGTAACATTTTAACCCCAATAGTCCCCTTAGAAAGCTTCTTAAGAAAAAATCTTTGTCGATGACCACTCCTAATGCATGAGTAGGTTATTGATATAGGCGTTGTTTCCGTGGAAATTGTGTGAGACTATGGATCGCTGTTAAAACTTAAAAGTTATCCGAGTTTTTTCTATTGTTAGGAATATATATCGTGACATAGTGTAAGAGTTGGGAATGAGCTACTAGGCCTCCTACCATTGTGCATTTCCTAAGAAATAAGTTTAGTTATTCCATTATTCGACAAAATAAAAACAATGGgagggaaaaaacaaagagaacaTTCAAAGTTCCAAGCAATCAAAAATTAATGATAACTACTTTAGAATAACTTTGAAAAAAAACTGAATAAAATGTGAAAGTATGATGCATATGTTAGATTTAAACTCCAGCCAAGTttcatgcccatttgacctccaGTGATTTTTTTTCCTCTAACAATAAGTCACCAAACACTTTTTAATCCAATTTGGTAATTTAGACATTCACTTCATAGGATTACTGACAATAGCTTGAGTAATGAAATGAGATTTCATATCCTGCCTACAAGTTAAGTCTTTTATAAAAAGTCAATTGGTCTCTCTTAAGACGGATATGTCCGTCTTAATATTAAAATGGGCCAAATAACACCCCCACGTGGATAGATGGGAGAGGCTATTTGCTGGTCCCTAAGATTCTGTTTTTTTGTCTCACCTATTCTATTGGCCCGTTTTATGTTTAAGACGGATATGCAtcgtaaacaataatttgtcTTATAAAATATATGCTCCTAAATCACAATGGACTAGTATCAGATACCATGCTAATAATCAGATTGAACAGTATCTGAAAGGTATGTGCAATCACAAAGTTGTACAGGCATAGAATGTCATACAGCATACATGAAACTAAAAAAGATTCCGGCATTCTGTGAAGCGGTAGGAACATCGGGCTAGTAGCCATTTCCTTGAAGAAATGTTGGCACAGTCCAGTCTTATAAGACTACTAATAGGCTAGGGAGTGAAAATGTGAAATATCTACATCTATAGTTCTTGACTAATTGTGAGAAAAACTACATGCAACAGATGCAAGAACTAGTCCACACCAGTCAGGACTCAGGCTACAGAATAGTAGCCCGCTCACGTTGGAAATTATAGCGGGTGCAGTTACAGTTACAAACTGAACAAGTacggaaaaaaaaaacttagaATCCAAGACTGACATTTAGTTGTACCTTATACAAACTCTAGATCACATTGGAAATGGCACCGATAGTTTTGCCAAGAAACCAGTAGATAGGAACCTGTTGCAGTTGATCCCCAATTGATTTGTTAATATTTTCCTTCAGTTTCTATTGTAatttaaagaaaagaaaaggcATGTCTCAAACTCATAAGTTGAGATAACAAATGTAAACATTAATATACCCAATAAAAGGCAAATGATAAACCACTGAGTAGAGGATCAGTAGGTAGTAGGTACTGCCTTACCCATAATCCATTCATCACCAAAGAACTACGACATTCCAACTTTAGGTAGTACGAGTACATATCTTCTGCAACACTGAAAAGCAAATACACACATTACATTAGAACATTTTTTTTACCAAGCGAAAGAAAACAAGACAATGCAACTACAGAAACTCTTCCAGAGCTCAATAAATGCAGGTTTACTTCTATCTTTCCTATGTCGCGAAGTTACTGAAACTTTGTTGACATGCGATCTCTTCTACTTCACAAGGCAAACAATGCATGAAGTTGATTACAATTAACAAGAATGGTTATGCATCCATGTCTCAGAATTCATGTGACTAAACAGGGAGAAACAGCAACTAGTGTCCGGAGAAAGCAAGTGATTTAATCATTTATATGTACAATGGCTATAACTTCCAACAACAAAGTTACAAGCTTAAAGACAGTGTGTGACTACTCGCATAATCAACCTCAAAACAAAGCTTTTTTCTGGTACATTTAGGGAATTCCGAAGATAAACGCATATCTTAAACCTCCTAGTCCATTTCGGTGAGTGATATTCAGCCTCAACCACTCTGTCAAATGAAATAGCAAATCAAGTAGCAAAAGCTTAGCAGGTGCTAGGAAAATCAAAATATCACGCAGATACCATGGATATCAGTACATATATATTGTTGATATAAATGTTTCAGGATGCTATGAAAGTATGAATTACACATAAAAGATGTTCAATTCTTCCAGAGAAAAGACTAAATGAACAATCTGCGCCTAAAATTAGTTGTAAACATTAAACAAAACTATCAACTCCAGTCACACAAAGGGCAGTGCATGTCGAATATCTCCATAAGTCCCCGGCTCATAATATGTTAAAAACTCCCTTTGACTACTGGTCTGCAGGACTAAAGGGCGCAGGCACTATCATAAGTACAGTTCAAATGAACATTAGACGAAGTAGTGAAGAATGCATGTACTTAAACATTAACAAGTGTGCTCATGCCATGGTAACACGATCATATAACATTCAATTAAGATTTGGACTTGAGAGAATATATAAAAAACGAAAAACAGAAGCTATCATAACATATTGGATATCAAATTGCCAGCAGTAAAACAGTTAAATCAAGTTGAACCTACCAAGATAAAATTGATCTCCTTCACCGCCTTTCCCTTGGCGCACCAATATATCCGAAACCTGAGGCTGAAAGCCAAAAGAAAGAAATTGTTCAGTTTCCAGCACAACAGATTTGCATCCTCATGAAATAGGAAACAACAAACATATCTGAGCAAGTTTAATAAATAGCTTAACCTACTGACGGTTGATACATATTTCATTGAACTATCAAAAATCAAAAGGTAAGATTACATCTGATCTCTTTTCCTCAACAAATCAACCGATACAACAACAAATTGCAGGGTAAGGGGGATCGGAATATCCGATGTACAACTGAAAAACCTTCCGAATTCATGCTACATTATTCTGTATGACGAAGAATAGTGATGAAACAAATGCAGCATTGCATGAGAAATTAACGCTGCTATCGACAAATTAAGCCATAGATAAAATTAATCATGAATAATTATGCACAGCAAGGTCAAGAAATTGATCATTTACAGACGAACAACCGAAATCGCATCAACGCTAAACGTAATATCAATGAAATTCTATCACATTGAATCACTTACTGACGAACAAATTGAAACAAAATGACGAAAATTTCCACGTAATTTGAAATTCAAGCGCCGTATAATTCAACTACAACTATACAATGCTAAATTGAGATAAATCAAAGCGAAATAATTGAGAGGAAATCTTCGATTACAAACCCTAATTGAAGCAATTGAGGCTTGTATGATAAAAAATTTCTGCAAACAAAGCTACTCGTATCTTCAACGTCTTACTATGGCGGGAAAAGAAGCGTGTGATGACAACTAAGCTGCTGTCAGCCTCTCATACATAGAACaacaattctcattgaagacggacactttTCATCACAAGCCTAAAAACGGGCCAAATATCACCATTTTAACCACAAAATGTGATCATTTTAATGACAAATTATTATAGTTTAGGAAATTGTTATGGTAACCTTTAGTTAAAATTGTTACATTTTCGTCTTAAATAGGTTATATTTTACCCcttcttcagcttgtgacgaaatGTACCCGTCACAAGCACGACGCTTTGTAATACCTCAAACCTCGTTTGTAATTAAGCTTTTGTGTATTTGTTTTGatatttttaaagtttataattttaattttttgccgtcaaaactcaaatttaaccgAGTTGATATGCAATGTTTTtaaattatattgtaattttaaagcTTAATGTTTAAGTGTATAAATTCATAAATTTTATAGCGAAACTCAtactgtaatttttaaaacaaaactcgaaaactttattatataatGCTCAGAAATTACACAATTGGTGATAGTACATCGGATGTAATACCTTGTTTTTCCGACATTTTAATTTTGTGtcatcaaaactcaaatttaacaaACTTTTTGAGTTTATAATGTTTAAGTGTATGAACTTTATAgtaaactcataatttttaaaacaaaactcgaaaactttattatataatGCTTAGAAACTATACAACTTAGAAACAAATGGGTCATTGGGGTCGGATCAGTTTGGGTCTGGCATTTTGGGTTTGTCGTAcattttgggtcgggtcgggtcgggttagaTCGGGATCACTTTCGGGTATGGGTCATGTTGGGTCGGGTCGCTTTCGGGTTAATGGTTAAAGTACTTTAGTTAGTGCTATCTTGATTAAAAAATAGGGTTAATTGATAGGAATAATCCATACTATGCCTccccttctcatattaatccataccatattttaactcaaaataatcTAAACTATACACTCATTTAACTTGTACTGAACTTGTGCAATTTCTGACCGGTGATAACAGGTAATGTAAAGGGTCAAATTGATGTGGGTCccattcttcatcttcttcctccagGTTCTATTCTCAATCCAGAATTATTCCTGGTTCTATTCATCTTCAACCCTAAATTTCAGATGAAAAATA from Silene latifolia isolate original U9 population chromosome 5, ASM4854445v1, whole genome shotgun sequence encodes the following:
- the LOC141657857 gene encoding transcription factor bHLH122-like isoform X1, coding for MAVREIDKEMDSDFQQQQYQHHFQDLQKQFQHQKQQVNSLTRFRSAPSSYFASFLDAADTVTNTGGANGGDRGDISNTKGDFFNARPLSPETENILSKFVSSMDDGNNSLSQNLCEIPENSQMRPELTAKVKQEGDYNTSSPMIYHSTSKPPLANQHSSASAASSVRMHSKPLMKIGIGGRDINTTTTSLTRHSSSPAGFFDNLNIDGYGVVREMGSYGSGSSNNDQVNYSSGQPSTRPGLMRQNSQVEEKIMKMNSLEETNFSNGISSWADSILSETIPGLDEDDDRKIFSEQNLSENQTGESRGRASELARHLSLPSTTTSELSAMEKLLYLQDAVPLRIRAKRGFATHPRSIAERVRRTKISERMRKLQDLVPNMDKQTNTADMLELAVDYIKDLRKQVTTLHGNQAKCTCPR
- the LOC141657857 gene encoding transcription factor bHLH122-like isoform X2; translation: MDSDFQQQQYQHHFQDLQKQFQHQKQQVNSLTRFRSAPSSYFASFLDAADTVTNTGGANGGDRGDISNTKGDFFNARPLSPETENILSKFVSSMDDGNNSLSQNLCEIPENSQMRPELTAKVKQEGDYNTSSPMIYHSTSKPPLANQHSSASAASSVRMHSKPLMKIGIGGRDINTTTTSLTRHSSSPAGFFDNLNIDGYGVVREMGSYGSGSSNNDQVNYSSGQPSTRPGLMRQNSQVEEKIMKMNSLEETNFSNGISSWADSILSETIPGLDEDDDRKIFSEQNLSENQTGESRGRASELARHLSLPSTTTSELSAMEKLLYLQDAVPLRIRAKRGFATHPRSIAERVRRTKISERMRKLQDLVPNMDKQTNTADMLELAVDYIKDLRKQVTTLHGNQAKCTCPR